A stretch of the Archangium violaceum genome encodes the following:
- a CDS encoding acyl-CoA dehydrogenase family protein, whose translation MTRRSPWSSDELEQVRGLAAAYFTKEVLPNVPKHVAQGHPDKALYRRAGELGLLCMSIPEAYGGGGGTFAHEAVLIEEQIRAGDPSMGFSVHCAIVAHYLLAYASEAQKQKWLPRLASGEWVGAIAMTEPGTGSDLQAISTRAVRDGDFYRVSGAKTFISNGHVCDFLIIAVRTGDAKGHAGISLLCAEVSDTTPGFMRGRILDKLGGKGQDTTELFFDDMKVPAVNLLGGEEGRGFVQMMQQLPQERLSVALIGMASLERAVDLTVEYTRQRHVFGKPLFALQNTRFELAECATLRRVCRTFIDDCIQSHLEGQLDVTTAAMAKYWVTDQACIVVDRCLQLFGGYGYMKEYPIAHLFADTRVLRIFAGANEIMKELVARSL comes from the coding sequence ATGACGAGACGTTCCCCATGGAGCTCGGACGAGCTCGAGCAGGTGCGCGGGCTCGCGGCCGCCTACTTCACGAAAGAGGTCCTTCCCAACGTGCCCAAGCACGTGGCCCAGGGTCATCCGGACAAGGCGCTCTATCGGCGAGCAGGCGAGCTTGGGCTCTTGTGCATGTCCATTCCGGAGGCCTACGGCGGAGGCGGCGGAACGTTCGCGCACGAGGCGGTCCTCATCGAGGAGCAGATCCGCGCCGGGGACCCTTCGATGGGCTTCTCGGTGCATTGCGCCATCGTCGCGCACTACCTCCTCGCCTATGCGTCCGAGGCCCAGAAGCAGAAGTGGCTGCCCAGACTCGCGAGCGGTGAGTGGGTGGGGGCCATCGCCATGACCGAGCCGGGGACGGGTTCGGACCTCCAGGCCATCTCCACCCGCGCGGTGCGGGACGGTGATTTCTACCGGGTGAGCGGCGCGAAGACGTTCATCTCCAACGGCCACGTCTGTGACTTCCTCATCATCGCCGTGCGGACGGGGGATGCGAAGGGGCACGCCGGCATCTCGCTGTTGTGCGCCGAGGTCTCCGACACGACGCCTGGTTTCATGCGGGGCCGCATCCTCGACAAGCTCGGCGGCAAGGGCCAGGACACGACCGAGCTCTTCTTCGATGACATGAAGGTCCCCGCCGTCAATCTGCTCGGCGGCGAGGAGGGCCGTGGTTTCGTCCAGATGATGCAGCAACTGCCCCAGGAGCGGCTGAGCGTGGCGCTCATCGGGATGGCGAGCCTCGAGCGCGCCGTGGATTTGACGGTCGAGTACACCAGGCAGCGCCACGTCTTCGGCAAGCCCCTCTTCGCCTTGCAGAACACACGCTTCGAGCTCGCGGAGTGCGCGACCCTGAGGCGTGTCTGCCGCACCTTCATCGATGACTGCATCCAATCCCACCTCGAGGGCCAGCTCGACGTGACCACGGCGGCCATGGCCAAATACTGGGTGACCGACCAGGCCTGCATCGTCGTGGATCGCTGCCTTCAACTCTTTGGCGGATATGGGTACATGAAGGAGTACCCCATTGCCCACCTGTTCGCCGATACCCGCGTGTTGCGGATTTTCGCCGGTGCGAATGAGATCATGAAAGAGCTCGTCGCCCGTTCCCTCTGA
- a CDS encoding SDR family oxidoreductase, which yields MTSRPLAGRTLLMSGGSRGIGLAIGVAAGRLGANVTLLAKTDTPDPRLPGTVHTAAAEIEAAGGQALAVVGDVREEAAVQRAVDETVARFGGIDFCVNNASALAPLKTEELPVKRFDLMQQIQLRGTFLLTRAAIPHLRRSPHPHILSLSPPVNLAPRWMGLHPAYTLAKYGMTLLTLGWAAELAEAGIAANALWPRTLIATAAVRNMLGGDASMQRARSPEIMADAAMVILQRPPRDCTGQTFIDEDVLRAEGITDFSRYGGGPDVLLDLYVDP from the coding sequence ATGACCTCGAGGCCGCTTGCGGGACGCACGCTGTTGATGTCCGGAGGAAGCCGTGGAATCGGGCTGGCGATCGGCGTCGCGGCGGGGCGCCTGGGGGCCAACGTCACGCTCCTGGCGAAGACCGACACGCCGGATCCACGGTTGCCCGGGACGGTGCACACGGCGGCCGCGGAGATCGAAGCCGCGGGAGGCCAGGCGCTCGCGGTGGTCGGCGACGTGCGCGAGGAAGCGGCCGTGCAGCGGGCCGTGGATGAGACCGTGGCGCGCTTTGGTGGCATCGACTTCTGCGTCAACAACGCGAGCGCCCTCGCTCCGCTCAAGACCGAAGAGCTGCCGGTCAAGCGCTTCGACCTGATGCAGCAGATCCAGCTGCGGGGGACGTTCCTTCTGACGCGCGCGGCGATTCCGCACCTGCGGAGATCTCCCCACCCGCACATCCTCTCGCTCTCGCCGCCGGTCAACCTCGCGCCGCGCTGGATGGGCCTGCACCCGGCGTACACGCTCGCCAAGTACGGGATGACCCTGCTCACGCTCGGCTGGGCCGCGGAGCTGGCCGAGGCCGGCATCGCCGCGAACGCCCTCTGGCCCCGAACGCTCATCGCCACCGCCGCCGTGAGGAACATGCTCGGGGGCGACGCCTCGATGCAGCGGGCCCGCTCGCCGGAGATCATGGCGGACGCGGCCATGGTCATCCTCCAGCGTCCGCCGCGCGATTGCACGGGGCAGACCTTCATTGATGAAGACGTCCTCCGCGCCGAAGGCATCACCGACTTCAGCCGCTATGGGGGTGGTCCTGACGTCTTGCTCGACCTCTACGTCGACCCCTGA
- a CDS encoding acyl-CoA dehydrogenase family protein: protein MDFQHSPRVTELQNRLNAFMKEHVHPNEHTFTQQVQKNRWASPPIVEELKAKAKAQGLWNLFMPGTEHGGAGLTNLEYAPLAEIMGRVFWAAEVFNCSAPDTGNMEVFARYATPEQQKKWLEPLLEGRIRSAYVMTEPNVASSDATNVELSIRAEGDEYVINGTKWFATGAMHENCQIFIVMGKTDPDNPNRHLQQSQVLVERGTPGMIIKRPLSTLGYWEEPHGHAEIVFDNVRVPKSNLLLGEGRGFEIAQGRLGPGRIHHCMRVIGAAQRALEYACKRVENRVAFGKKLSTQGSVREAIAVMASKVEMCRLMTLRAADKMDRVGNKEAKDLIAMAKIMVPQLGFEVIDMAIQLHGAGGLTGDYFLAEAFNYARWCRIADGPDQVHMMALGKQVIQELSAL, encoded by the coding sequence GTGGATTTTCAACATTCACCCCGCGTCACGGAGCTGCAAAACCGGCTCAATGCCTTCATGAAGGAGCACGTCCATCCGAACGAACACACGTTCACGCAGCAGGTGCAGAAGAACCGTTGGGCGTCGCCGCCGATCGTCGAGGAGCTGAAGGCCAAGGCGAAAGCTCAGGGGTTGTGGAACCTGTTCATGCCGGGCACCGAGCACGGCGGCGCCGGCCTGACCAACCTCGAGTACGCGCCGCTGGCCGAAATCATGGGCCGCGTGTTCTGGGCTGCCGAGGTCTTCAACTGCTCCGCGCCCGACACCGGCAATATGGAAGTGTTCGCGCGGTACGCGACGCCCGAGCAACAGAAGAAATGGCTGGAACCGCTGCTGGAAGGAAGGATCCGCTCGGCCTATGTCATGACCGAGCCGAATGTGGCTTCCAGCGACGCGACCAACGTCGAGCTCTCGATCCGCGCTGAAGGCGACGAGTACGTCATCAACGGCACCAAGTGGTTCGCCACGGGCGCGATGCACGAGAACTGCCAGATCTTCATCGTCATGGGCAAGACCGATCCGGACAATCCGAACCGCCACCTGCAGCAGTCCCAGGTACTGGTCGAACGCGGCACGCCGGGCATGATCATCAAGCGGCCTCTGTCGACGCTGGGCTACTGGGAGGAGCCGCACGGCCACGCCGAAATCGTGTTCGACAACGTGCGCGTGCCGAAATCGAATCTCCTGCTCGGCGAGGGCCGCGGTTTCGAGATCGCCCAGGGCCGCCTTGGCCCAGGCCGCATCCATCACTGCATGCGCGTGATCGGCGCCGCCCAGCGCGCACTGGAGTACGCCTGCAAACGCGTGGAGAATCGCGTGGCCTTCGGCAAGAAGCTGAGCACGCAGGGCTCGGTGCGCGAGGCCATCGCGGTGATGGCATCCAAGGTCGAAATGTGCCGCCTGATGACGCTGCGCGCGGCGGACAAGATGGACCGCGTCGGCAATAAAGAGGCGAAAGACCTGATCGCGATGGCGAAAATCATGGTGCCGCAACTCGGCTTCGAGGTCATCGACATGGCCATCCAGCTACACGGAGCCGGCGGCCTGACCGGGGATTATTTCCTCGCCGAGGCGTTCAACTACGCACGCTGGTGCCGCATCGCCGATGGTCCCGATCAGGTCCACATGATGGCGCTCGGCAAGCAGGTCATCCAGGAGCTGTCAGCACTTTGA
- a CDS encoding acyl-CoA dehydrogenase family protein has protein sequence MHARTPEQASFAAAIDAFCRAKTGTRAQRDALTGNGTEAHNPALYAQMAELGWLGVGIPSKYGGSDGGMSDICLFAERTAYGLAPVGGYVTTAVAAGPYMKFGTEAQRETILGGITRGRVEAISISEPGAGSDVAALTCRAIRTPGGFIINGQKTWCSNAHLADHLLLVARTHASSSRHEGLTMFCVPAGTPGMEIRGIPTMGGKDVNDVYFTDCFLPESAVVGTVDQAWPQLMAGLNSERLILAATMLGRGRRAFDDAVAYVKERKQFGRPIGSFQALKHRIADLATELDCCELLIYRVAAMADEAPERMLPREASMAKLKATETAKRVALEGMQMMGGYGYALEYDMESHLRATVISTVYGGTSEIQRDIIGKTFGL, from the coding sequence ATGCATGCGAGAACACCGGAGCAAGCCTCGTTCGCCGCCGCCATCGATGCGTTCTGCCGCGCCAAGACGGGGACGCGTGCGCAGCGCGACGCCTTGACCGGGAACGGTACCGAGGCCCACAACCCCGCCCTCTACGCGCAGATGGCCGAGCTCGGTTGGCTCGGGGTGGGCATCCCGTCGAAGTATGGCGGCTCGGACGGCGGCATGTCCGACATCTGTCTCTTCGCCGAGCGGACCGCATACGGGCTCGCCCCGGTGGGTGGCTATGTCACCACGGCGGTCGCCGCCGGTCCGTACATGAAGTTCGGGACCGAGGCCCAGCGCGAGACGATTCTCGGCGGCATCACCCGCGGCCGCGTGGAGGCGATCTCCATTTCCGAGCCCGGGGCCGGCTCGGACGTCGCCGCGCTCACCTGCCGCGCGATCCGGACGCCGGGAGGATTCATCATCAACGGGCAGAAGACCTGGTGCTCGAACGCGCACCTCGCGGACCACCTCCTGCTCGTGGCTCGCACCCACGCCTCGAGCTCGCGGCACGAGGGCCTCACCATGTTCTGCGTCCCCGCGGGCACGCCGGGGATGGAGATTCGCGGCATCCCCACGATGGGCGGCAAGGACGTGAATGACGTCTACTTCACCGACTGCTTCCTGCCCGAGAGCGCCGTGGTCGGAACCGTGGACCAGGCCTGGCCCCAGCTGATGGCGGGGCTCAACAGCGAGCGGCTCATCCTCGCCGCGACCATGCTCGGCCGCGGCCGGCGTGCCTTCGATGACGCCGTCGCGTACGTGAAGGAGCGCAAGCAGTTCGGCCGGCCGATTGGTTCCTTCCAGGCGCTCAAGCACCGGATCGCGGACCTCGCCACCGAGCTCGATTGCTGTGAGCTACTCATCTACCGCGTGGCCGCGATGGCGGACGAGGCTCCCGAGCGGATGCTCCCCCGCGAGGCGTCGATGGCGAAGCTGAAGGCGACCGAGACGGCCAAGCGCGTGGCGCTCGAAGGCATGCAGATGATGGGGGGCTACGGCTACGCCCTCGAGTACGACATGGAGTCGCATCTGCGCGCCACGGTGATCTCCACCGTCTATGGCGGCACGAGCGAAATCCAGCGCGACATCATCGGCAAGACGTTCGGACTCTAG
- a CDS encoding AMP-dependent synthetase/ligase: MGPSLAALEAQCQSQAGRLTLPLLLKRNAEEYAGAPALSAGDRTLTWAQLREQTAALSRGLGALGLTRGERMMIMMSSRPEHWIIDFAAVHLAAIPCTAYQTLSTEQVGYVARHSRATVVVLEGAEEIARWRPVLETLLALKGIIVLDSSAIPAGDARFVSFAEVEAEGRRLHQADPTIFEDGWRNIRPEDPIAMMYTSGTTGDPKGVVLSHRNAFYEAIAVDLAVPTPMQSPSIAYLPLAHIAERELGFYRALYKALHVHICADPAGVVPLMAKVSPPAFFGVPRVWEKLAGGLRAKLGTLEPPQREAILSAHALALEAFRLEGAGKAVPPELQQKVAEVDARVLEPLRRALGLDALEWASSGSAPIPAEILEYLGGFGIKVLEVWGMSETTGCATINTPTDFRVGAVGRPIPGMQLRLAGDGEILVRGPVVFLGYLASDGQIVSAVDADGWLATGDIGTLDPDGFLTITDRKKELLITSSGKNIAPSRLEGMLRAHPLVGQAITIGDGRPFVTALVSLDPDAAPLWAKARGLASQSLADLARDPAIRAELESLVASANARLSRAEQIKRFEVVPEAWSPATGQLTPTLKLKRRVILEQYAERIATLYANA; this comes from the coding sequence ATGGGTCCGTCGCTCGCAGCATTGGAAGCGCAGTGCCAATCACAGGCAGGCAGGCTCACGCTGCCGCTGCTCCTCAAGCGCAATGCCGAAGAATACGCGGGCGCTCCCGCCCTCAGCGCCGGAGACAGGACGCTCACCTGGGCACAGCTGCGCGAACAGACCGCCGCGCTCTCCCGCGGGCTCGGCGCGCTCGGGCTGACGCGAGGCGAGCGGATGATGATCATGATGTCCAGCCGGCCAGAGCATTGGATCATCGACTTCGCGGCGGTCCACCTCGCCGCCATTCCCTGTACCGCGTACCAGACCCTGAGCACCGAGCAGGTGGGCTACGTCGCGCGGCACAGCCGGGCCACGGTGGTGGTGCTGGAGGGCGCGGAGGAGATCGCACGGTGGCGGCCGGTGCTCGAAACGCTCCTGGCGCTCAAGGGGATCATCGTCCTCGATTCATCGGCCATTCCGGCCGGGGATGCGCGCTTCGTCTCCTTCGCGGAGGTCGAGGCCGAGGGACGCAGGTTGCACCAGGCGGATCCCACCATCTTCGAGGACGGTTGGAGAAACATCCGGCCCGAGGATCCGATCGCGATGATGTACACCTCGGGCACCACTGGCGACCCCAAGGGCGTGGTGCTGAGCCACCGGAACGCCTTCTATGAGGCGATCGCGGTGGACCTCGCCGTCCCCACTCCCATGCAGTCCCCGTCGATCGCCTATCTCCCGCTGGCGCACATCGCGGAGCGCGAGCTCGGCTTCTACCGCGCACTCTACAAGGCGCTGCACGTGCACATCTGCGCGGATCCGGCGGGCGTGGTGCCGCTGATGGCCAAGGTGTCTCCCCCCGCGTTCTTCGGAGTGCCGCGCGTCTGGGAGAAGCTCGCCGGGGGCCTGCGGGCGAAGCTGGGCACGCTCGAGCCTCCTCAGCGCGAGGCCATCCTCTCCGCTCATGCGCTGGCCCTGGAGGCCTTCCGGCTCGAAGGTGCCGGAAAAGCCGTGCCCCCGGAGCTCCAGCAAAAGGTCGCGGAGGTGGATGCCAGGGTCCTCGAGCCCCTGCGCAGGGCGCTCGGACTGGACGCGCTCGAGTGGGCGAGCAGCGGCTCGGCGCCCATCCCCGCCGAGATTCTCGAGTACCTCGGAGGCTTTGGAATCAAGGTGCTCGAGGTCTGGGGCATGAGCGAAACCACCGGCTGCGCCACCATCAACACGCCCACGGACTTCCGGGTGGGTGCCGTGGGCCGGCCCATTCCCGGAATGCAGCTCCGGCTGGCCGGGGACGGTGAAATCCTCGTCCGCGGCCCCGTGGTGTTCCTCGGCTATCTCGCCTCGGACGGCCAGATCGTCAGCGCGGTCGACGCGGACGGTTGGCTCGCCACCGGCGACATCGGCACGCTCGACCCCGACGGATTCCTCACCATCACCGACCGCAAGAAGGAGCTCCTCATCACCTCGAGCGGGAAGAACATCGCGCCCTCCCGGCTCGAAGGCATGCTGCGCGCGCACCCGCTCGTCGGTCAGGCGATCACGATTGGCGACGGCCGGCCCTTCGTGACGGCACTCGTCTCGCTCGACCCGGACGCCGCGCCGCTCTGGGCCAAGGCCCGTGGCCTCGCGTCCCAGTCGCTCGCCGACCTCGCGCGCGATCCGGCGATTCGCGCCGAGCTCGAGTCGCTCGTTGCCTCGGCCAACGCCCGGCTTTCCCGAGCGGAGCAGATCAAGCGCTTCGAGGTGGTCCCCGAGGCGTGGTCTCCCGCGACGGGCCAGCTCACGCCCACCCTCAAGCTCAAGCGCCGCGTCATCCTCGAGCAGTACGCCGAGCGCATCGCCACGCTCTACGCGAACGCCTGA
- a CDS encoding enoyl-CoA hydratase-related protein, whose translation MPTSPHHHADRGPLMSYQHIRSSVADRVATLELNRPEARNGFTVTMADELADALGNADANEDVRVVVLTGAGRDFCVGADLSGRSFEVSNINHLERGWVEPATRVTRKMFALRKPVIAAVRGAAVGVGSTMILPADFRLAAKDSRFGFVFSRRGIYPEAGSCWFLPRLVGMGRALDWMVSGRLIRAEEALGAGLVHSLHEPDALLDAAHALARELVENTAPVSVAVIRQALYQMGALPSPEPAFALDSQLIASCARNADAEEGVMSFLQKRPAKFPRTLERDLPAFLPWREQNS comes from the coding sequence ATGCCAACAAGCCCCCATCATCACGCGGATAGAGGCCCACTCATGAGCTACCAACACATCCGGTCTTCGGTTGCGGATCGGGTCGCTACCCTGGAGTTGAACCGTCCCGAAGCGAGGAACGGATTCACCGTGACCATGGCGGACGAGCTCGCCGACGCGCTCGGCAACGCCGACGCAAACGAAGACGTGCGCGTGGTCGTCCTCACCGGCGCTGGCAGGGACTTCTGCGTGGGCGCGGACCTGAGCGGCCGTTCGTTCGAGGTGTCGAATATCAATCACCTGGAGCGCGGCTGGGTCGAGCCGGCGACTCGGGTGACTCGCAAGATGTTCGCGCTGCGCAAGCCGGTCATCGCCGCCGTCCGAGGCGCCGCGGTGGGCGTGGGCTCGACGATGATCCTCCCCGCGGACTTCCGCCTCGCCGCGAAAGACAGCCGCTTTGGCTTCGTCTTCAGCCGGCGTGGCATCTATCCGGAAGCGGGCTCGTGCTGGTTCCTGCCGCGGCTCGTCGGAATGGGGCGCGCGCTCGATTGGATGGTGAGTGGCCGTCTCATCCGCGCGGAAGAGGCGCTCGGCGCGGGCCTGGTCCATTCCCTCCACGAGCCCGACGCGCTGCTCGATGCCGCCCATGCGCTCGCCCGCGAGCTGGTCGAGAATACCGCGCCGGTGTCCGTGGCCGTCATCCGGCAGGCCCTCTACCAGATGGGCGCGCTCCCTTCGCCCGAGCCCGCCTTCGCACTCGACAGCCAGCTCATCGCGAGCTGTGCCCGGAACGCGGACGCCGAGGAGGGCGTGATGTCGTTCCTGCAGAAGCGGCCCGCGAAGTTCCCCCGAACGTTGGAGCGGGACCTGCCGGCGTTCCTGCCCTGGCGGGAGCAGAACTCATGA
- a CDS encoding phosphotransferase family protein, whose amino-acid sequence MSETVDTLNVENLQKYLAARIADFGTIQECTKFAGGQSNPTFMVRTEKSRYVLRRKPPGLLLKSAHAVDREYRVMRALAATQVPVPGMLALCDDDSVIGSMFYVMEFVEGRIFWNGALPEQTPAERRAIYDEMVRVLAAMHTVNLEQTGLTDYGRPGNYFERQIRRWSEQYRASQTGTMPAMEKLMEWLPANVPADDGQVALNHGDYRIDNVMFHPAEPRIVAVLDWELSTLGHPWADLAYQCMHLRLPPDAAIPGLGGLDREALGIPSEEEYVARYCELTGIKAIPNWDFYIIFSFFRIAAILQGVYKRALDGNASSRKAMDYGALAGPIAEMAVAMLP is encoded by the coding sequence ATGTCCGAGACAGTCGACACGCTGAATGTCGAAAATCTGCAGAAGTATCTGGCTGCGAGGATCGCCGATTTCGGCACGATTCAGGAATGCACCAAATTCGCGGGCGGGCAGTCCAACCCGACCTTCATGGTGCGCACAGAGAAGAGCAGATACGTGCTGCGCCGGAAGCCGCCCGGGCTGCTACTGAAATCGGCGCATGCGGTCGACCGCGAATACCGTGTGATGAGGGCGCTGGCAGCGACCCAGGTGCCAGTGCCAGGGATGCTCGCACTGTGCGACGACGACAGCGTCATCGGCTCGATGTTCTATGTGATGGAATTCGTCGAGGGCCGCATTTTCTGGAACGGCGCGCTGCCTGAACAGACACCAGCCGAGCGCCGCGCAATCTACGATGAGATGGTGCGCGTACTCGCCGCGATGCATACGGTCAACCTGGAGCAGACCGGACTCACCGACTACGGCCGCCCTGGCAACTATTTCGAGCGTCAGATCAGACGCTGGAGCGAACAATACCGAGCCAGCCAGACCGGCACCATGCCGGCAATGGAAAAGCTGATGGAGTGGCTACCCGCCAACGTGCCGGCCGACGACGGTCAGGTCGCGCTGAACCACGGCGACTACCGCATCGACAATGTCATGTTCCACCCGGCCGAACCGCGCATCGTCGCGGTGCTCGACTGGGAGCTGTCGACGCTCGGCCACCCGTGGGCGGATCTCGCGTATCAATGCATGCATTTGCGCCTGCCGCCGGATGCGGCGATCCCTGGCCTCGGCGGCCTTGACCGCGAGGCACTCGGCATTCCCTCGGAAGAAGAGTATGTCGCGCGCTATTGCGAGCTGACCGGCATCAAGGCGATCCCGAACTGGGATTTCTACATCATCTTCAGTTTCTTCCGCATCGCCGCGATTCTGCAGGGCGTCTACAAGCGCGCTCTCGACGGCAATGCGTCGAGCAGGAAGGCCATGGACTACGGCGCGCTGGCCGGTCCGATCGCGGAGATGGCCGTGGCGATGCTCCCATGA
- a CDS encoding SDR family NAD(P)-dependent oxidoreductase translates to MNKNRFDLTGRVALITGASSGLGEHFARVLAEAGAKVVVAARRVDRLRHLAERIKSAGGDAAAVAMDVTDRDSVKTAFEEAGRFFGTIDVLINNAGVARSMLFAKTREEDWEYVVDTNLKAAWRVARAFVDQPGMAGRPGSIVNISSILGIGVGYGESLYATSKAGLIQLTRHMALELMRNNIRVNALCPGYIETEINSGYFKSERGQAYLKNNIPSKKLGTAEDLSGALLLLASDAGAFITGVALPVDGGHLLHSL, encoded by the coding sequence ATGAACAAGAATCGTTTTGATCTGACCGGCCGCGTGGCGCTGATAACCGGTGCGTCGAGCGGTCTCGGCGAGCATTTCGCGCGGGTCCTGGCCGAAGCCGGCGCCAAGGTGGTGGTCGCCGCGCGCCGTGTCGATCGCCTGCGGCATCTGGCCGAGCGCATCAAGAGTGCCGGTGGTGATGCCGCGGCCGTGGCGATGGATGTCACCGATCGCGACAGCGTGAAAACCGCATTCGAGGAGGCGGGCAGGTTCTTTGGCACCATCGACGTGCTGATCAACAATGCCGGCGTCGCCCGATCGATGCTCTTCGCGAAAACGCGGGAAGAAGACTGGGAGTACGTCGTCGATACCAACCTGAAAGCGGCGTGGCGCGTCGCCCGTGCGTTCGTCGATCAACCGGGCATGGCCGGCAGGCCCGGCAGCATCGTCAACATCTCCTCGATCCTCGGCATCGGTGTCGGCTATGGGGAGTCGCTGTATGCCACGTCCAAGGCGGGCTTGATCCAACTCACCCGGCACATGGCGCTGGAGTTGATGCGCAACAACATCCGCGTCAACGCGCTCTGCCCCGGCTACATCGAAACCGAAATCAACTCCGGCTACTTCAAGTCGGAGCGCGGTCAGGCCTACCTCAAGAACAACATCCCGTCGAAGAAGCTGGGTACGGCGGAAGACCTTTCGGGCGCGCTGCTGCTGTTGGCCAGCGACGCCGGCGCCTTCATCACCGGTGTCGCACTGCCCGTCGATGGCGGTCACCTGCTGCACTCGCTGTAA
- a CDS encoding TetR/AcrR family transcriptional regulator, with protein MSQAASPRWKRLEPDTRREQILECATRLFGERPYAEVSTTDIAREAGVARGLLNHYFGQKRDLYLKVVKRMLLMPGLDESVPMTGTLRQRVERSVEWYLDTVATHGKTYVAVTGAGGIGADPEVERIISDADDVAASKTLEFLGLKVEVGSDARHRAMMRSYGGLVKATIREWIRGGTLSREDAHLLLSEALITIVRDVFPQLHHDAHPEPGDSRGPGSGRKRGKDER; from the coding sequence ATGAGCCAGGCCGCCTCTCCTCGCTGGAAACGGCTCGAGCCGGACACGCGCAGGGAACAGATTCTGGAGTGCGCCACGCGGCTGTTCGGCGAGCGCCCGTACGCGGAAGTCTCCACCACGGACATCGCCCGGGAGGCCGGCGTCGCCCGTGGATTGCTCAATCACTACTTCGGGCAGAAGCGGGACCTCTATTTGAAGGTCGTGAAGAGGATGCTGCTCATGCCCGGCCTGGACGAGAGTGTGCCCATGACGGGAACCTTGCGGCAGCGGGTGGAGCGCAGTGTCGAGTGGTACCTCGATACGGTGGCGACCCACGGAAAGACCTATGTGGCGGTTACCGGCGCGGGGGGCATCGGCGCGGATCCGGAGGTCGAGCGCATCATCTCGGATGCGGACGACGTGGCCGCTTCGAAGACGCTCGAGTTCCTGGGTCTCAAGGTCGAGGTCGGAAGTGACGCGCGGCACCGGGCGATGATGCGCTCCTACGGCGGGCTGGTGAAAGCCACCATCCGCGAGTGGATCCGCGGCGGGACACTCTCGCGCGAGGACGCGCACCTGCTCCTGAGCGAAGCGCTCATCACGATCGTGCGCGACGTGTTCCCCCAGCTCCATCACGACGCCCACCCCGAGCCCGGCGACTCCCGGGGGCCGGGGTCAGGGCGCAAGCGAGGAAAGGACGAGCGATGA
- a CDS encoding acetyl-CoA C-acetyltransferase, which yields MSQEAFIFDAVRTPRGKGKKGALHGIKPLSLLVGLVDALKKRNPNLDPQRIDDVVLGVVSPVGDQGADIARTLVLAAGLPETTGGVQLNRFCASGLTAVNMAAQQVRSGWEHLVIAGGVESMSRVPMGSDGGAWALDPATNYDTYFVPQGISADLIATMEGFTREDVDRYAAQSQERAARAWAAGYFKNSVVPVVDQNGLTVLDRDEHMRPDSTVASLGQLNPSFAGVGEAGGFDAVALQKYHFVEKIHHVHTPGNSSGIVDGAALVLVGSEMVGKALGLTPRARIAAVATSGADPTLMLTGPIPATRKLLEIAGLSVKDIDLFELNEAFASVVLKYQKDLAIPSEKLNVNGGAIAMGHPLGATGAMILGTVVDELERRKARRAVVTLCVGGGMGVATLVERV from the coding sequence GTGAGCCAGGAAGCTTTCATCTTCGACGCCGTTCGCACCCCCCGCGGCAAGGGCAAGAAGGGCGCGCTGCACGGAATCAAGCCCCTCTCGCTGCTCGTCGGCCTGGTGGATGCGCTCAAGAAACGCAACCCGAATTTGGATCCCCAGCGGATCGACGACGTGGTGCTCGGCGTGGTCTCCCCGGTAGGGGACCAGGGCGCGGACATCGCCCGGACCCTCGTGCTCGCGGCCGGACTTCCGGAGACGACTGGCGGAGTCCAGCTCAACCGCTTCTGCGCCTCGGGCCTGACCGCGGTGAACATGGCCGCCCAGCAGGTGCGCTCGGGCTGGGAGCACCTGGTCATCGCGGGCGGCGTGGAGAGCATGTCGCGCGTCCCGATGGGCTCGGACGGCGGCGCCTGGGCCCTGGACCCGGCCACCAACTATGACACGTACTTCGTGCCCCAGGGCATCTCCGCGGACCTGATCGCGACGATGGAGGGCTTCACCCGCGAGGACGTGGACCGCTATGCCGCGCAGTCGCAGGAGCGCGCGGCCAGGGCCTGGGCCGCCGGATACTTCAAGAACTCCGTCGTTCCAGTGGTGGACCAGAACGGCCTCACCGTGCTCGACCGCGACGAGCACATGCGCCCGGATTCCACCGTGGCCTCGCTCGGTCAGCTCAACCCGTCCTTCGCCGGGGTCGGCGAGGCCGGCGGCTTCGACGCGGTGGCGCTGCAGAAGTATCACTTCGTGGAGAAGATCCACCACGTACACACGCCGGGGAACTCGTCCGGCATCGTCGACGGCGCGGCGCTCGTGCTGGTGGGCTCGGAGATGGTCGGCAAGGCGCTCGGCCTCACGCCGCGGGCGCGCATCGCCGCCGTCGCCACGTCCGGTGCGGACCCGACCCTCATGCTCACCGGCCCGATTCCGGCCACCCGGAAGCTGCTCGAGATCGCCGGCCTCTCCGTCAAGGATATCGACCTCTTCGAGCTCAACGAGGCCTTCGCCTCCGTGGTCCTCAAGTACCAGAAGGACCTCGCCATCCCGAGCGAGAAGCTCAACGTCAACGGCGGTGCGATCGCCATGGGCCACCCGCTCGGGGCCACTGGCGCGATGATTCTCGGGACCGTGGTGGACGAGCTCGAGCGGCGCAAGGCACGCCGCGCGGTCGTCACCCTGTGCGTCGGCGGCGGGATGGGCGTGGCCACCCTCGTCGAGCGCGTTTGA